In a genomic window of Leptolyngbya sp. SIO1E4:
- a CDS encoding tetratricopeptide repeat protein, protein MRLGRPAAGGMLAVLLSAGSPGQLLPVRATPQQQGTTQPEIGQLDEHSQILDEDSSPLLQRADELSAQAIELFQQGRYSEAEPLFLDALVIRREQLGDRHLDVATSLHNLAVLYHAQGRYSEAEPLHLEALAIVREQLGERHPHMATSLHRLASLYQAQGRYSEAEPLYLDALAIGHEQLGEHHPDVAISLNSLAELYQDQGRYSEAEPLFLDALVIRREQLGEGHPDVATSLNSLAELFRDQGRYSEAEPLLLEALVIRREQLGEGHPDVATSLNSLARLYQAQGRYSEAESLHLEALAIVREQLGERHPDMATSLNNLAGLYQDQGRYSEAESLHLDALAIRREQLGEGHPDVATSLNSLALLYKAQGRYSEAEPLLLEALAIGHEQLGERHPNVATRLSNLALLYQTQGRYSEAEPLYLNALAIVREQLGERHPSVATSLHNLALLYQTQGRYSEAEPLYLEALAIFREQLGERHPDVATSLNNLASLYLIQGRYSEAEPLYLNALAIFREQLGEGHPSVAISLNHLAGLYEVKGNLPQAIRSLQAGLAIEEQHLELNLATLAEAQRQAYAATLMGSTNSAISLHLQIAPDNPEATKLALTTLLRRKGRLLESGLNSLQVLRQNLTPEAQAMLDQLTAKRQALAALVYNPPTTLTTAQYQAQLMQLEQDANQLEAALARSSARYQAESTPVEIATLQEQIPAHGVLVEYIRYRPYDATNPANSWGAPRYAAYLLFPDGRVEAVDLGEAAAIDAAVNAFSRELRQGALSVSSLTSLEAATRNLQSRIFDPIAPYLTDLEHLLISPDSELNRIPFEALQTEAGGDYLVQRYQISYLNSGRDLLTLDVTEPSTTPALILANPDYDTADSAVPIAQASSTSQPDTRSLGDNRRSIELQDLEFGPLPGTATEAEAIADVLPNATILTEAQASENILKTVAAPRILHIATHGFFLENANPSSPGSRSGLAVVLDENAPTSAPMGVAVENPLLRSGLALAGFNARSSGDEDGVLTALEAANLNLFGTQLVVLSACDTGLGDIANGEGIYGLRRAFTLAGAETQLMSLWLVSDDGTSDLMARYYDKLTSGMGRGEALRETQLEMIREGERYSHPYYWASFILAGDWRPLE, encoded by the coding sequence ATGAGGCTAGGGCGACCGGCTGCAGGTGGAATGCTGGCAGTGCTGCTGTCGGCAGGAAGCCCTGGACAACTCCTGCCAGTGAGGGCTACCCCACAGCAGCAGGGAACAACTCAACCAGAAATCGGGCAACTCGATGAACATAGCCAAATTCTGGACGAGGACAGCAGCCCCTTGCTCCAGCGCGCCGATGAACTCAGCGCGCAAGCCATTGAGCTGTTCCAACAAGGCCGCTACAGTGAGGCGGAACCGCTCTTTCTGGACGCCCTAGTGATTCGTCGCGAGCAGTTGGGGGACCGTCATCTCGATGTGGCCACCAGTCTCCACAACCTGGCAGTACTGTATCATGCCCAAGGCCGCTACAGCGAGGCGGAACCACTCCATCTAGAGGCTCTGGCGATTGTGCGCGAGCAGCTGGGAGAGCGCCATCCCCATATGGCCACCAGTCTCCACAGACTAGCCTCACTGTACCAAGCCCAAGGCCGCTACAGTGAGGCGGAACCACTCTATCTAGACGCCCTGGCGATTGGTCACGAGCAGCTGGGGGAGCACCATCCCGATGTAGCTATCAGTCTCAACAGCCTGGCAGAACTATACCAAGACCAGGGCCGCTACAGCGAGGCGGAACCACTCTTTCTGGACGCCCTAGTGATTCGTCGCGAGCAGCTGGGGGAGGGCCATCCCGATGTGGCCACCAGTCTCAACAGTCTGGCAGAGCTGTTTCGAGACCAGGGCCGCTACAGTGAGGCAGAACCACTCTTGCTAGAGGCCTTGGTGATTCGTCGCGAGCAGCTGGGGGAGGGCCATCCCGATGTGGCCACCAGTCTCAACAGCCTGGCAAGGCTGTACCAAGCCCAAGGCCGCTACAGTGAGGCAGAATCACTCCATCTAGAGGCCCTGGCGATTGTGCGTGAGCAGCTGGGGGAACGCCATCCCGATATGGCCACCAGTCTCAACAACCTGGCAGGGCTGTATCAAGACCAGGGCCGCTACAGCGAGGCGGAATCGCTCCATCTAGACGCCCTGGCGATTCGTCGCGAGCAGCTGGGGGAGGGCCATCCTGATGTGGCCACCAGTCTCAACAGCCTGGCTTTGCTGTATAAGGCCCAAGGTCGCTACAGTGAGGCGGAACCACTCTTGCTAGAGGCCCTGGCGATTGGTCACGAGCAGTTGGGGGAGCGCCATCCCAACGTGGCCACGCGTCTCAGCAATCTGGCCTTGCTGTACCAGACTCAAGGCCGCTACAGCGAGGCGGAACCACTCTATCTAAACGCCCTGGCGATTGTGCGTGAGCAACTGGGGGAGCGCCATCCCAGCGTGGCCACCAGTCTCCACAATCTGGCTTTGCTGTACCAGACCCAAGGTCGCTACAGTGAGGCAGAACCACTCTATCTAGAGGCCCTGGCGATTTTTCGCGAGCAACTGGGGGAGCGTCATCCTGATGTGGCCACCAGTCTCAATAATCTGGCTTCGCTGTACCTAATCCAAGGCCGCTACAGTGAGGCAGAACCGCTTTATCTAAACGCCCTGGCGATTTTTCGCGAGCAGCTGGGGGAGGGCCATCCCAGCGTGGCCATCAGTCTCAACCACCTGGCAGGGCTGTACGAGGTTAAAGGAAATCTCCCCCAAGCCATTCGCTCGCTGCAGGCAGGGCTCGCGATAGAGGAACAGCACTTGGAGCTTAACCTGGCGACACTGGCGGAGGCTCAACGCCAAGCCTATGCCGCTACCCTCATGGGTAGCACTAACAGTGCCATCTCCCTGCATCTACAAATAGCCCCCGATAATCCTGAAGCCACGAAACTTGCCCTCACGACGCTGCTGCGTCGCAAGGGACGCCTGCTGGAGTCGGGCCTTAACAGTTTGCAAGTCCTCCGGCAAAATCTGACGCCGGAAGCCCAAGCCATGCTCGACCAACTAACGGCGAAACGCCAGGCACTCGCGGCCCTGGTTTACAATCCACCCACGACGCTCACAACAGCACAGTATCAAGCTCAGCTCATGCAACTGGAGCAGGACGCCAACCAACTGGAGGCCGCCCTTGCCCGCAGCAGTGCACGCTATCAGGCGGAGAGTACCCCGGTTGAAATCGCCACGCTCCAGGAGCAGATTCCGGCTCACGGTGTGCTGGTGGAATACATCCGCTATCGTCCTTACGATGCCACCAATCCTGCGAATTCCTGGGGGGCTCCTCGTTACGCGGCCTATCTGCTCTTTCCCGATGGCCGCGTCGAAGCGGTGGACCTGGGTGAGGCGGCGGCCATTGATGCGGCCGTCAATGCCTTCAGCCGCGAACTCAGACAGGGGGCACTTTCGGTTTCATCCCTCACATCTTTGGAAGCGGCAACTCGCAATCTCCAATCCCGTATCTTTGACCCCATCGCTCCCTATCTGACCGATCTCGAGCACCTGCTCATTTCCCCTGACAGTGAGCTCAATCGCATTCCCTTTGAAGCGTTGCAGACTGAGGCTGGGGGTGACTATCTCGTGCAACGTTATCAGATTAGCTATCTGAACTCCGGGCGTGACTTACTGACGTTGGATGTGACAGAGCCCAGTACAACGCCGGCACTCATCCTGGCCAATCCTGACTACGATACTGCCGACAGTGCCGTTCCGATTGCCCAAGCGTCCTCAACCTCACAACCTGACACCCGCAGCTTAGGAGACAATCGCCGCTCCATCGAATTGCAAGACCTCGAATTTGGTCCCCTGCCGGGGACCGCGACTGAGGCGGAAGCCATTGCTGACGTATTGCCCAATGCCACTATCCTTACTGAAGCTCAGGCCAGTGAGAACATCCTCAAGACGGTCGCCGCTCCCCGCATTCTGCACATCGCTACCCATGGATTCTTCTTGGAAAACGCCAACCCTTCCAGCCCTGGTAGTCGCAGCGGCTTAGCCGTCGTGCTCGACGAAAACGCCCCGACCAGTGCCCCTATGGGCGTAGCGGTTGAAAATCCGCTGCTGCGCTCTGGTTTGGCGTTAGCCGGATTCAATGCTCGCAGTAGTGGTGATGAGGATGGGGTGCTCACGGCCCTGGAGGCGGCTAACCTCAATTTGTTTGGCACCCAATTGGTAGTACTCTCGGCTTGCGACACCGGATTGGGAGACATTGCCAACGGCGAAGGCATCTATGGGTTAAGACGAGCGTTTACCCTTGCCGGAGCGGAAACTCAGCTGATGAGTTTATGGCTGGTGAGTGATGACGGGACCAGTGACCTCATGGCTCGCTATTATGACAAGCTGACGAGCGGCATGGGTCGCGGTGAGGCGCTGCGCGAAACCCAGTTAGAGATGATTCGTGAGGGGGAACGGTACAGCCACCCTTATTATTGGGCGTCCTTCATCCTGGCTGGGGATTGGCGACCTTTAGAGTAA
- a CDS encoding relaxase/mobilization nuclease domain-containing protein, which produces MIGKQVKGRSFRGLLNYLHEKEQARLIGGNMAGKTPRALAAEFRVARERNPRLQKAVYHASLALPKGEVLEDDRWCDIADDYITGMGFEGSQYAVYRHSDRDHDHIHIVASRIRILDGTTVTDSWDYPRSEKVIRELEKQYQLTPTPSSREHDSRAPTTGEMRRVWRTGEVGIREQLLTQIEQFAADSPTMPEFMNQLQANSVTVRVGYTRTGKVKGISYALDEVAFSGTKLGRAYTFPGLQKHRGVRYSADMQSAIEAINQRPPLTAEGRWQQQQERTQIVASILYQIIQSADGLAYQGRTYATHWDGSHLTLTRLSDDQRLMQAAWNVETERWEPTELSHLGEPEVEQLQRGLKRFEQQQQQDRTQTAAAIVADYLERLGEDSHQGRTYEARWEDESLVFIRHQDQARLMTARWDETTGAWEQVEPSQLQAEDMENLNQVYQRFQAYEREQREQRQRSQLEL; this is translated from the coding sequence TTGATTGGGAAGCAGGTGAAGGGGCGTTCCTTTAGGGGACTGCTGAACTACCTTCACGAGAAAGAGCAAGCCCGGCTGATTGGCGGCAACATGGCCGGAAAGACCCCGCGTGCTTTAGCTGCTGAGTTTCGCGTGGCGCGCGAGCGCAATCCGAGACTGCAAAAAGCGGTCTATCATGCCTCACTCGCGCTGCCCAAAGGGGAAGTTTTAGAAGACGATCGCTGGTGCGACATTGCTGACGATTACATCACTGGGATGGGTTTCGAGGGGAGCCAGTATGCCGTGTATCGCCACAGCGACCGCGACCATGACCACATCCATATTGTGGCGAGTCGCATTCGCATTCTTGACGGCACCACCGTCACGGATTCCTGGGACTATCCGCGCAGTGAAAAGGTGATTCGTGAACTGGAAAAGCAGTATCAGTTGACCCCGACACCCTCCTCACGGGAGCACGACAGTCGGGCACCGACGACCGGAGAAATGCGACGGGTGTGGCGCACAGGCGAAGTGGGGATACGGGAGCAGCTGCTGACTCAAATCGAGCAGTTTGCGGCCGATAGCCCAACGATGCCTGAGTTTATGAATCAGCTCCAAGCGAATAGCGTGACTGTGCGAGTGGGTTACACGCGCACCGGCAAAGTCAAAGGTATCAGCTACGCCCTTGACGAGGTGGCGTTCAGCGGTACAAAACTGGGGCGAGCCTATACCTTTCCGGGGCTGCAGAAGCATCGAGGCGTCAGGTACAGCGCGGATATGCAGTCCGCGATTGAGGCGATTAATCAACGTCCTCCCCTGACGGCTGAAGGACGCTGGCAGCAGCAACAGGAGCGGACGCAAATCGTTGCTTCGATTCTCTACCAAATCATCCAGAGCGCTGACGGCCTGGCGTATCAAGGGCGAACCTATGCCACCCACTGGGATGGTTCACACCTGACTCTGACGCGCCTCAGCGATGACCAACGACTGATGCAAGCGGCCTGGAATGTGGAAACCGAAAGATGGGAACCGACTGAACTTTCTCATCTCGGAGAGCCAGAGGTGGAACAGTTGCAGCGGGGTCTGAAGCGGTTTGAGCAACAGCAACAACAAGACCGTACACAAACCGCTGCTGCGATCGTCGCCGACTATCTTGAGCGCCTGGGAGAAGACAGCCATCAAGGTCGTACCTATGAAGCCCGTTGGGAAGATGAATCTCTGGTGTTCATCCGTCATCAGGATCAAGCGCGGCTGATGACGGCGCGTTGGGATGAAACGACAGGTGCTTGGGAACAGGTAGAGCCGTCCCAGTTGCAGGCAGAGGACATGGAAAACTTGAACCAGGTCTATCAGCGATTTCAGGCATATGAGCGGGAGCAGCGCGAACAGCGTCAGCGTTCCCAATTAGAACTGTAA
- the mobC gene encoding plasmid mobilization relaxosome protein MobC gives MPMPRRRRSTTGEVANKAITIRLTPSEHEQVQAKLGSLSMSDYFRRAGLGQKIAQVRRRTRPVPQVNIETYVELGHIGRNINQMAKACNTSIKLGYGCNIDPPVLSNLTEQIDALRMALIGVDPEATDEEDAVDWEAGEGAFL, from the coding sequence ATGCCAATGCCGCGCCGCCGCCGCTCGACGACTGGTGAAGTCGCCAACAAAGCGATCACGATTCGGCTCACGCCATCCGAGCATGAGCAAGTTCAAGCCAAGCTTGGTTCACTCAGCATGAGTGATTACTTTAGACGTGCTGGCCTGGGCCAAAAGATTGCGCAGGTGCGTCGTCGAACTCGTCCTGTCCCGCAGGTGAACATCGAGACCTATGTTGAGCTGGGCCACATCGGTCGCAACATTAATCAGATGGCCAAAGCGTGCAACACCTCCATTAAGTTGGGGTATGGCTGTAACATCGACCCCCCAGTTTTGAGCAACCTGACGGAGCAAATCGACGCCTTACGGATGGCGCTGATTGGAGTAGACCCGGAAGCAACGGACGAGGAGGACGCCGTTGATTGGGAAGCAGGTGAAGGGGCGTTCCTTTAG
- a CDS encoding trypsin-like peptidase domain-containing protein — translation MKLEDSVVLITSQDENNKSFGTGFVIRQSSGAAYVLTCAHVLEDVGGASQAKADSMPVKLVKSGESDSLDLAVLRVDGLLNRVPLNAKASGRQSSAIVASGFQKFDGPHMLRQLEGSLGDQVVIQLDTSDRIHAWHLKMGANSLQPGYSGSPIVDSETGCLLGIVSHRQEQGKTGWAISIDALDKIWRIIESEKLYKALLKLGYRKQVKLFRKLIKEYSVAAILIYGSPDYGQRWLLNRLVNHHLPKSITSNKYIRLDLAAKARHSGTKALWGSLASWVSLSRKTPPKEIIKYIYKLWETQNVILVFDNAQALTKELFDELMQDFWLALVAQTHELSIKGDYKLLLFLVDHDGCVGEWSPTFVEKIDTTWEPKLPVRSPKLSEFSGDDLFDWLEIESDELPPEFENEEAIVEEILAESEDGIPELVLQEICERCGCDWYEELQKWLKL, via the coding sequence GTGAAACTGGAAGATTCAGTTGTCTTAATTACTAGTCAAGATGAAAATAACAAATCCTTTGGTACAGGATTTGTTATTCGACAGAGTAGTGGGGCTGCTTATGTGTTGACATGTGCTCATGTACTTGAAGATGTAGGAGGAGCAAGTCAGGCGAAAGCTGATAGCATGCCTGTGAAACTTGTTAAATCTGGCGAATCAGATAGCTTAGATTTAGCAGTCTTAAGAGTTGATGGTTTACTTAATCGTGTTCCATTGAATGCTAAAGCCTCAGGAAGGCAAAGCAGTGCTATTGTAGCGAGTGGTTTTCAAAAGTTCGACGGTCCACATATGCTGAGACAGCTCGAAGGGAGCTTAGGAGACCAGGTTGTTATTCAACTCGATACAAGCGATCGCATTCATGCTTGGCATCTAAAGATGGGAGCGAATTCTCTCCAGCCAGGTTACAGCGGTTCTCCTATAGTCGATTCAGAGACCGGTTGTCTATTAGGTATTGTTAGCCACAGACAAGAGCAAGGTAAGACTGGTTGGGCAATATCAATTGATGCGTTAGATAAAATTTGGCGAATTATAGAAAGTGAGAAACTTTACAAGGCGCTATTAAAGCTTGGATATCGAAAGCAAGTAAAATTGTTCAGAAAGCTAATTAAAGAGTATTCTGTCGCAGCCATCCTTATTTACGGATCGCCAGATTATGGCCAGCGATGGTTACTTAATCGTTTAGTAAATCATCATTTACCTAAGAGCATTACAAGTAATAAGTATATAAGGCTCGACTTAGCTGCCAAGGCTCGTCACAGTGGCACAAAAGCACTCTGGGGATCTCTTGCAAGCTGGGTTTCATTAAGTCGCAAAACACCCCCAAAAGAGATCATTAAGTATATTTATAAGTTGTGGGAAACCCAAAACGTCATTTTAGTATTTGATAATGCTCAAGCCTTAACAAAGGAGTTATTTGATGAGCTAATGCAAGATTTCTGGCTGGCATTAGTAGCTCAAACCCATGAATTATCGATAAAGGGTGATTATAAATTACTTTTATTTCTTGTAGACCATGATGGTTGTGTGGGTGAGTGGAGTCCAACTTTTGTTGAGAAAATTGATACGACTTGGGAGCCGAAACTACCTGTAAGGTCACCAAAGCTATCTGAATTTTCTGGAGATGACTTGTTTGATTGGTTAGAAATAGAGTCTGATGAGTTACCACCAGAATTTGAGAATGAGGAGGCGATCGTAGAAGAGATATTGGCGGAAAGTGAAGACGGTATTCCCGAACTTGTCTTGCAAGAAATTTGTGAACGTTGTGGCTGTGACTGGTATGAGGAACTACAAAAATGGTTAAAGCTGTAG
- a CDS encoding MoxR family ATPase, which translates to MVKAVDRRFIYTGNVQPEPETFDTKTGRFLYPYFPNPDLVEAVNLAILLERPLLIKGEPGCGKTRLAYAIAYELNLPIYTWYVKSTSIAKDGLYTYDTVGRLKDAQLAASGRLTEQEIKEIDLPDTYLKLGALGEAFKSEERAVVLIDEIDKADIDFPNDLLLELDEKRFFIQEIKTEIKAKEPPIVIVTSNDEKELSDAFLRRCLFQYLEFPAKETLAKIIKNLFKDLSDPILDKATERFLKLRASMENREGLGKKISTSELIDWVNVMQYYPEDEILLKLDGKIPFASILLKKWDHHIYYLSQEFSGTNATQ; encoded by the coding sequence ATGGTTAAAGCTGTAGATCGTCGATTTATATATACAGGTAATGTACAGCCAGAGCCTGAAACATTTGATACAAAAACTGGTCGTTTTTTGTATCCTTACTTCCCAAATCCAGATTTAGTAGAAGCTGTTAATTTAGCAATTTTGCTAGAGCGTCCTCTTCTAATTAAAGGAGAACCGGGTTGTGGAAAGACTCGGTTAGCTTATGCGATTGCATATGAATTGAATTTACCTATTTATACCTGGTATGTGAAATCTACTAGCATTGCTAAAGATGGTCTCTACACATACGATACTGTAGGTCGATTAAAGGATGCACAACTAGCTGCTTCTGGAAGGTTGACTGAGCAAGAAATCAAAGAGATTGATTTACCTGATACATATCTCAAATTAGGAGCTTTAGGAGAAGCCTTCAAAAGTGAAGAGCGTGCCGTCGTCTTGATTGATGAAATTGATAAAGCTGACATTGATTTTCCTAATGATTTATTATTAGAGCTGGATGAAAAACGTTTTTTTATCCAAGAAATAAAAACAGAGATAAAAGCTAAAGAACCTCCAATTGTGATCGTTACCAGTAATGATGAAAAGGAGCTATCAGATGCCTTTCTTCGTAGATGTCTGTTTCAATATTTAGAGTTTCCAGCTAAAGAAACGTTAGCAAAAATCATTAAAAACCTCTTTAAAGACTTATCTGATCCTATATTAGACAAGGCTACGGAACGTTTCCTGAAATTACGTGCAAGCATGGAAAACCGCGAAGGGTTAGGGAAGAAAATTAGTACTAGTGAGTTAATTGACTGGGTTAATGTGATGCAGTATTATCCAGAAGATGAAATTTTGTTGAAATTAGATGGAAAGATACCATTTGCCAGCATTCTTTTAAAGAAATGGGATCATCATATTTATTACCTATCCCAAGAATTTTCTGGAACCAATGCAACTCAATGA